AAGACAGGCGATGGCCCAGCTCATACTTCCTGTCAAGCTGCTATCTTTTTTGCCTTATGGGGAATTCttgtatttgtggggttccCAGAccaaggaaggaatgatgaatctgactccatgttcttagaaggctaatttattattttattatattttactatattaaagaattgTATACTAACACTATAttaaactacactaaagaatacagaaaggagacttacagaaggctaaaagatactaatgaaaaacacatgactccttccagagtcctgacacagcttgactgtgattggtcattaagtcaaaacaattcacatgaaaccaaggAAACAATCagctgttggataaacaatctccaaatacattccaaagcagcaaaacacagaagaagcaatgagataatattgttttcctttttctctgaggcttctcagcttcccaggagaagaatcctgggccaaggcatttttccagaaaatatgacttCCACAGGGAATTATGCACAAAACAGGTATTGCCCATTCCCCAACAGGCCAATCTGTCACTGAACGGGCTCATGGCTCCCTCGAACGTCTCTTGGTACAATAGAAAGGGAGGGCCAGAGATAGCACCCCTGACAAGAGACTGCAGAAAGCcctttatgttttaaaatttttgaattGTTATTTGATGGACCCCAACCCACCGATTGTTCGACATTTTAATTGTAATTCACAATTgcaacaaaagggaaaaaatccctgcCTTAATGAAGGATCCAGAATCTGGTAAGATATTGGGGCCTGATCCTTAGTTCACATGGTGTCACCATTGAGTCAGGAACAGGAGTCAGGTGACACATGAAGTCTAACTCTCTTCAGGAgactaataataattttattagaaACCCGTTCCTTTTTATACACTGCTCTGAAACAGGTGGACCTGATTGGTCCTTTAATCAATACACTTCACATGATTGGCTACTTAAGGAAACACACTTTAGTAAACCTCTTATGAGAAAACAACTGTTCAAAACACCAGCTGCaacattgttttaattctttctcttaGACTTCTCAAAACTCCCCAGAACAATTCCTGGGAAAGTTTATCTGGCTTTCTCTCTCTTACCAGGCTGCCAGTATCCACAACCTGGGGTAGAGGTTTTGCTTGTGTCTCCATAGAGAATGGTCCCAAGTGAATTCCATCAAAGAATGTGACGCCGTTTTGAGAATCTTTGAGTGCATGCCCTGAAGATTCACCTTGAACACCAATACTGGCAGAGAACCCTTGTGAACAGGACCTCAACACCACATCAGCACCTGTTTAACCTCTAACAGACTTATGCCCTTGGGAAAATGGTTAAGGTTACCCAGTGGTATCAGCGTTAACAGGGCTAGGAAAACTTCTGGGGAACTGGAAACTTGGTGGATGGATAAGAAATTTCGTTAAAATAGCCTTATATGTATTAGGCATTGTATTAGGCATTGTTACGCTTATTCTTTGTATTTTACAGTGTGTGAAAAAATTAATAGACAAGTCACGTAAGAGTGTATTTTTGTTTGAACAGATAGGGGGAGGTATGGGGAATAAAACAGAGAGTAcaatggaactgataaagggGCCTGTTATCTGAGGACTGATCAAGCAGAAACCATGGGAAAGACAGACACAGATAAAGGTTCTCAGGGCAAGAAGTGGCCAAGAAAAATATCGTGAGACTTAGTGATAAGATAATGTTAACAGGTGACATGATGTCCTGAAGAATGTGTAACCAGTGGGGGATTATTACCGAAAATAGAGCCCTATGTAAGTACCATACAAGTAAAAATCTCTATAAACCCCTGGTATACCATGCTGTagtgtgttgtaatgtcctgttttagacttccgggtcccgggtcccttcccaggtgtgccaatacccatctcccttcccccctcgcccccttgctgagtgagtcctgtcaatcaggcttaacattccaacaaggcgtcgtgtggttgttgaagttcaaaggatgcccctcaggcccagaggtcattggcctgtctaggtgtccctcatcccttgagaccccgcccctcccacctggttggtggctcacctgtcccctcccctcccctcctcttgAAATTAAAAGGTGAGTCCAGCCATGCGGTCGGGTATTCTGctggagctcttcccaagattcagacctgtgtcaccatggaacaaacctctggatattaaaccctccagcagaatcctctccttttttctcttcaccttcgcctgaagtcttcttcctgaggtaaacagAGTTCCTcacaagcctggacttgcttagggcccagctgcaaccaccagcaagctataggtgtctctggggtgatacaccacagatgCTGCCTTCGGCCTAGCAGCGAGGATCAGACTGGCCCAagcacaatctaactggtaatattgggattcatattccaatatttggcgtccctgggtgggcacgAACCACCAATACCCAATAAAACTGGCTTCTGATCTAAATTCGGATATCCCTGTATCTCCATCATCATTAACTCCCCTGGGCGGAGGGAAAAGTTTGGAGAGATTCCTTTCCCTTATCTTTGTCCTGCTGTGATTTCATTGGTAATAAATTCACTCCCTGTGCCGAGGCTGGGTCTATTTTGCCAATGCCGGTGCTCTGGGCGGGATCActcccattcctgctctcaACTCCCAGGCCTCTCCACAGCCAATCAGAGAATGTGATGAACAAGAGTCAGCCAATCAGAGAGAGCAGGTCTGATGACTCACCACTTGCTGGGCAGACCCTCAGCACCCAGTGTTCCTCACCTGGCCCACACCCTCCCTGCCCAGTCACGCCCCAATCCTCCCTGCCCAATCACAGGAGGTCTCAGCCAGGTGCAAGGCCACCggaaggggctgtggctgccaccagctcaggagctctgtgggcagagaaaagggggtgacaccgggactggggacactcacAGGGCGTCCCTTAATTACGCCTCCATTTGTGTTGGCTCAAGTGAGAGCTTCTGGAGAATCTCTTCCCACACACAGGACACTCATTGGGCCTCTCCATAGTGAGGATGTGCCTGTGGGTGACAAGGGTGGAGTTGTgcctgaagcccttcccacagtcggggcagcggaagggcctctcctctgtgtgaatctgcTGATGTACTGAAGCACGGACAGACAACTCTTCAACTAATTAAAGCTGAAAAGAAGGGTATTTTATTGCAGCGCTGGACACATGAGGAATCATTTCCAAATGCAGGTGCAAGGAGTTGCAGACTCCTGCTCTCTATTTATACAGAAAAGGCTTTACATATCCAAGCAGTTTCTAAGGAGGTGTAGTATATAATCATTATCTGCCCACTTTGTATTATAATCAGCTGAATACCTAATATGGCTGCACAATTGCACTCGCTTAAGTTGGGTCTGTGGGATTTTGAAATAAAGGAGTGGGCGTATGGGAAGAAGAAAGCTCTCTTTCTCATGGTAAACTCTTCACCCATGGCCAGTTGGCAGGACTTTTTGATCTGCTTGTCATGCCCCAAGCCACTCCAAACTGTTTGATTATTCTTAAGGCAAGATATTTCCATGGTCTCTGCTTCTTCACAATTGCTACATCTACCCCTGCCACTCCTAGCTTtacttttcaaatatatttgttACTCTTTCACTAAGGTATGTGAGTTTTGCTAGCTAACTTAGCTTCTTAACCAATTTTAAAATCTTAGCTAAAATATGTAATCTTCTACTATCTCACTTGTACTCCCAGCTGGCCCCTTGACTCATCCACACTTTTCAATAACTGTAAATACATTTCCAGCTCACCCCTTGACTCATTACGATGAGATTGCAGCTGCTCAGAAACCACTTCCTACACTCaggacactcatagggcctctccccagtgtggaccTTGCAGTGATTGATGAGGTTGGAGCTCCACCcaaagcccttcccacactccccacattTGtagggctgtgtccccatgtggACCACCTGGTGCTGGATCATGTCTGAGCTccagagctctggctgaagcccttcccacctTCCAAGCACTTGTGGGGTTTCTGCCAGCCATGAGTTGTCTCCGCCACCTCTGAGTTCCAAATGGATCTCCAGCTGCCTTCTGGATACAGGGGGCATCTTTCCTCctcacagctcccagggctgagtTTGCAACTCCTCCTTATATGGCATCTCCAGGGCTTATCCTCCCCATTGGATTCCCATTCCATAGAGCTGCTGAAAACTGCctcttccatgaggttctgcAGCAGGGATTTGCTCTCCCTGGTCTCTGTCTGCAGCTCAGTGTCTGGggtaagaaaaggaaaggaaggaatgaggaagaaagaaggacagaatgagaaagggaaggagctATGGaaaaggacaggatgggatgtgCCTCTGTGCCAGAGGGGAAGGTGAAGGAGATTCCCCCAGTTCATCCCTGGCAGGACGGCATTGGTAGtggggttgtcctgcagccagggaaaatGTTGGGCTGAGACatggagcagaggagagagggaaaggggcAGCGACTTCCTTCTCACCTGCCTCATGTCCCAGGCCATCTTCCTTTTCCTCGCAGcctcctccatctccatccagACAAAGTTTGGGATTGACAAATCCTggcttgggggaaaaaatacatgtGAGACCCTTGGTCCTGCTTCCCAAGCCCAGCTCGAGAAGTAACTGCCCTGTTCACAGGCAGGCAGGCCCAGACCCTGCTCATCTCCAGCTTCCCCCAcccctgcaggctgccaggatcccccagctccaggattGGCCTTTGCTGCTCTCCCCACTCTGATGCCAATCAGAGCCCCAAAATCAAGGTCCCCCCACAACTGGCACCACTGCCCCAGCCACTACAGACAGTTTGCCACAGGAATCTTCCACAATTCTCCAAAAGGGCATCCGCGTCTCACTTTTGGGGCCCTGTAAGATCCAAACATCCCCTCCTCTGTAAACAAACCctcccagagacccccaaatggatttggggtgagCTGTCCCTCCCCACTCACCTGTGAGATCTGGGGCATTGATGCTGCCAGGACCAGGGGAGCTGCAGACTCAGTGGGAAAGCGGGAAAACCGTGGGGTTCTGCTGtggctcctcctcttcctcttcctgttcctgctcttccttttcccatcctccgcctcctctctccctcctcttcctattgctcctcctccctgcccactCCAGATCCTACTTTCACACCCTTGTCTGTCCCACGGCTGCAGCGTTTGGGTGGAGGGAACCAGAGAACTTCCCATGAGCCCCCCAGCGATGGGCAGGGGGCTTGGGAACCCACCCAGTGCAGATCCATTCCcctccagagccccagggaATCACTCCAGGGATCAAGCAGTGGGGACACAATAGGATCCCCACGGAACCACCCTTCTTCTATCCCATCCCTAACTTTCCCTCCACTCTCCCATCATTCCCCCAACCCAAGAACCTCTCCCAACTCAATTTGGGGATCCCATCCTGTAGTGAAACCCTCAGGTTTAGCCACAGCCCCGTGGAGAATCTGAATAATAGAAATGCTCACACAATAGCGAAGAAGCTTCCTgactccagggacatccgccctATAAcctatccctatagccatgtaaggcaatatctTGTTAACCTTACTATTGGTTACTTATGGTCCCTCTAACCTTTTGCCATCGGTCAGGACTGGAACCGGGCCAAGgttataaaagtagcatactgtacccctactaactcggaagaagtGCTGAGACTCTTCACGAACccctccaataaagccatacaTGTGGAACAGCTGGcgtcttctccttctcctctctctaccgtctgctggagcctcaAGTCAAGggaaagctacctagcaagcaaagctgaaatcataaGAGCTggctaatcactaagagctgaatattcgctgcttgctaggggctgacccgTGGCCTTGGTCtgagcgagctggcttctggcactcagtccccttgggggctgagctctggagctgtcatAGCTTGCCCTAGAATAAGACCAATTAAGGCTCATTTACCATCCCTCTCCCACTTTGAATCCTCTTTTCCCCTGCACTCCTACCCCTTTCCCATCGTGCCTTCAGTTCCACCTCTTGTccctgtgtttggttttgggggatcCAGGCCCCTCCTGCTCAGTCTCAAGGGATCAcatcccccttttccctcaaTTCATGCAGCTCCTGGATGCTTTTTCCTGGGAGCAATCCCTGAGTTTTGGGACTTTTGGGGTGTAGCTAAGAAGTGTGACAGCTCTGTCTGGCGCGCCCCTCCCTGTTGTGGTCTCTCAGCTGCCCCTGAcaccctggggatgctgggattTCCCTCCTGGGACAAGAATGTTCATCCCCTTCCAGGAGCCCAATGCCTGGCTGGGGCTTCAGGTCAGGGGGTCCTtgagcagctgccccagaacCTCCCCCTGGGtcacccagcagagccagagccactTGGCCTGGGTTCCCCAAAGGCCTCAGCAAGCTCCAGGTCCCTCCCAGGAACCCTCAACTCCCTCCAACCCAGCATCCCCCACATGCCCTATAAGTTTTCCCCATGGCACTGGCCATGGCCATGTCCCAACAAGTCGCTGGCCATGTCCCACCATGTCCTCACCCATGGCTGTCTCCCCACCATGTTTCCATCCCTGTCATTGTTCCCCACATCTCCATCCATGCCCGTGTCCACACATGTCCCCATGAATGGCTATGGCCCCCTCCATGTCCATGTGTCCCTATGTCACTCTCCATGTCTGTGTCCCACCATATCTGTGTTGTACCATGACCACAGCCATGTCTTAGTTCAATGTCTACTTTTACCTCAAGATTAGATATTTTAAAGGCatgaagagaaatttaaaaaaaatcaagaccaTAACAAAAGGATTTCAGTGTCCATGCTGGCTGAGGATCCACGTGCTTGGGCAGAAGGCAAGAACCTTTTCTGGTGGAGTTTCTATCCCACTGTCTCCAAAATCTTGGtcttttccccagtttttcatCATTTGGCTACGGAAGACACCCTTGGGCAATAGGAAATGAAAATCGTGGAATCCctgaagttggaaaagaccttgtcCCGGTTCAGgacaaatttgggagagaacccCCAAAGGGGTTCCTCTAGACAGCAGACTGAattggcccctcccccaactggttcaggaaaaataaaagacctccttgaagaaaagtggaaaaacctgtttattacgcaataaaacctaaacagtattaaacaataaaacctcttgctgcTCTAAAAGAGAAACAAACTCACAAAGTCCCCTCCGTGGGCTGTAGCTtggctcactcagtctcttatcagtccctctggtgctggaaatgcaacggcccaggcccggcctggtgggccacaggtgtgagctgccagtgctcccctgggtgttcaggccagagcaggtttaaacaggtccaaagaaaagggaaaaaaccccacagtccagggaacttctttgcctcagctagctaaaactaactaaaagcaaaggagagctctgtcccactgtctgtccaactgcagacaacacagcacaggagcaggaatgtggaggagtgagtgccgagtctgaaaacaaactccgtgcttcttctctccccctttcaCTCTCAGGACAAGTcctaaaggtacaaaacttattattcagcataaacagaacagactGGGGAAACAAGAATCATATAGTCCAGTCCACCCTGAACATAACTTCAACACCATTCAGTACTAGCTCATGTTACCAGAAGATAGGAATGAATGCAAAAGATTTTATGTGGTTGAAAGTCGAAATCTGCTGTCCCCAAGGAATTCCCATTGTTGGTCTGTGTCCCAATggatgttcctgctgctgcatttaTCTAGCTGCCCACAGGGAACCAGGAAGATGTGAAGCCTCCAAGCCAGGTGTCTTCCCAACACAGATCAGCAGGACCATGGatcaccagggctctgcccaaCAACTGTCACTGGGGATCATCCAACGTGGATCCTCTCATGGcggatggagctggagcagcacacaaagctcttcccacacttggggcactcacagggctTCCCTCAGTGGCGCCTCCGTTGGTGTTCTGTCAAGTGAGAGCTCTGTGAGAATCTCATCCCACACTCCcaacactcgtagggcctctccccggtgtggatgcgccggtggaTGGTGAGTTTGCAGttttgcttgaagcccttcccgcagTCGGGGCAGCGGAACGGCCTCTCCTCCGTGTGAATCCGCTCATGTTTGAGGAGATCGCAGCTCCtgtgaaacctcttcccacactcaggacactcgtagggcctctccccagtgtgggtgCGCTGGTGTTTTCTCAGGTCAGAGTTCCACCCAtagctcttcccacattccaaGCAGCTGTAGGGCCGTTCCCCTGTGTGGATCACCTGGTGCCGAATCAGGGCCGAGCTTCctctgaagctcttcccacattccccacactcaaagggcttctccccagtgtggatcatgTGGTGCTGCACCAGGTAGCCCTTCTGCCTGAAGCtcatcccacattccccacactcatagggcttttccccagtgtggatcacCTGGTGCCGGATCAGTTGGCccctctgcctgaagctcttcccacattccccacactcaAAGGGtttctccccggtgtggatcctctggtgctGGATCAGGACGGAGTTGTGGCTGAAACTCCTCCCACACTCCTCACACTcaaagggcctctccccagtgtggatcacCTGGTGCTGCCTCAGGGTGGAGCTCCAGCTGAAACACTTCCCACATTCCAAGCATCTGTGTGGCTTCTCCCTGACATG
This window of the Zonotrichia leucophrys gambelii isolate GWCS_2022_RI unplaced genomic scaffold, RI_Zleu_2.0 Scaffold_445_41868, whole genome shotgun sequence genome carries:
- the LOC135441711 gene encoding zinc finger protein 239-like, which encodes MNLDMEVFPVQAALLLIFSPNQDFSFPGRGLMEEEEKPQMYLMKRGSKPCPGSSGEERGPVSQECILRSSQSSELVKKPHVREKPHRCLECGKCFSWSSTLRQHQVIHTGERPFECEECGRSFSHNSVLIQHQRIHTGEKPFECGECGKSFRQRGQLIRHQVIHTGEKPYECGECGMSFRQKGYLVQHHMIHTGEKPFECGECGKSFRGSSALIRHQVIHTGERPYSCLECGKSYGWNSDLRKHQRTHTGERPYECPECGKRFHRSCDLLKHERIHTEERPFRCPDCGKGFKQNCKLTIHRRIHTGERPYECWECGMRFSQSSHLTEHQRRRH